One genomic window of Tenacibaculum tangerinum includes the following:
- a CDS encoding CIA30 family protein has protein sequence MKWILLLILCIGMNDEIVIFDGKSNQNEWNITNDTVMGGVSNSSMKIDETGKAIFSGEVSTENNGGFAMTRLPVKVAFEKDKRVIKVKLKGDGKQYQFRLKSSKEQRYWYVQNFKTTNQKEEIILSLAEFYPSYRGRKLDFENFSANKIEEIAILIGNKKDEQFSLAIEKITIQ, from the coding sequence ATGAAATGGATACTATTATTAATTCTTTGTATAGGTATGAATGATGAAATTGTAATTTTCGACGGTAAGAGTAACCAAAATGAGTGGAACATTACCAACGATACTGTGATGGGAGGAGTGTCTAATTCTTCTATGAAAATAGATGAAACAGGGAAGGCTATTTTTTCAGGAGAAGTATCTACCGAAAACAATGGTGGCTTTGCCATGACACGCTTGCCAGTTAAGGTAGCGTTTGAAAAAGATAAAAGGGTAATAAAAGTAAAGCTCAAAGGTGATGGGAAACAATACCAATTCCGACTAAAATCCAGTAAAGAACAACGTTACTGGTACGTTCAAAATTTTAAAACAACCAATCAAAAAGAAGAAATTATATTATCCTTAGCAGAATTTTATCCTTCCTATAGAGGTCGTAAACTTGATTTTGAAAATTTTTCAGCCAATAAAATAGAAGAAATAGCCATTTTAATAGGAAACAAAAAAGACGAGCAGTTCTCGTTAGCCATAGAAAAAATAACAATTCAATAA
- a CDS encoding DUF2452 domain-containing protein has product MSKKPDNVVFNEASGVYDAFLKPYATSFSAPVIKATDVVSWKKQHVHQANAQFSAVFQELKKQYNNLINEYQYNEIIYSAKFNFEPIVGNTYHLYKRENQEFFLSILAPQECDFNFIGSFKLNSDKIWKKIT; this is encoded by the coding sequence ATGTCTAAAAAACCAGATAATGTTGTTTTTAATGAAGCGTCAGGTGTTTATGACGCTTTTTTAAAACCCTATGCAACGAGTTTTTCGGCTCCTGTAATCAAAGCAACCGATGTCGTAAGCTGGAAAAAGCAGCATGTTCATCAAGCAAACGCTCAGTTTTCAGCAGTTTTTCAAGAACTAAAAAAGCAATACAATAACCTTATTAACGAATACCAATACAACGAAATTATTTACAGTGCTAAATTCAACTTTGAACCCATTGTAGGCAACACGTACCATCTTTATAAAAGAGAAAATCAAGAGTTTTTCTTGTCGATACTTGCGCCTCAAGAGTGCGACTTTAATTTCATAGGAAGTTTTAAGTTGAACTCTGATAAAATTTGGAAAAAAATAACGTAG
- a CDS encoding SRPBCC family protein yields the protein MIQFKKHSGIYTLATEQVLDVSLEKAWDFFSAPENLQKITPSHMGFQITSAVDKKAYAGQIITYKVGILPGIKSSWVTEITQVEDKAFFIDEQRFGPYSMWHHEHWFEELPDGKTLMKDKISYKIPLGFLGHIAQAIFIKKQLKGIFEHRYTTLENLFNGK from the coding sequence ATGATACAGTTTAAAAAACATTCAGGCATTTATACATTAGCAACAGAACAAGTTTTAGATGTTTCTTTAGAGAAAGCCTGGGATTTTTTCAGTGCTCCTGAAAATTTGCAAAAAATTACGCCTAGTCACATGGGGTTTCAAATAACTTCAGCAGTAGATAAAAAAGCGTATGCAGGTCAAATAATTACCTACAAGGTTGGCATTTTACCAGGTATTAAGTCTAGTTGGGTAACAGAAATAACGCAAGTAGAAGATAAAGCCTTTTTTATAGATGAACAACGATTCGGACCTTACAGTATGTGGCATCACGAACATTGGTTTGAAGAATTACCAGACGGAAAAACGTTGATGAAAGATAAAATATCATATAAAATTCCGCTAGGCTTTTTAGGACACATCGCACAAGCAATCTTTATAAAAAAACAATTAAAAGGAATTTTTGAACACCGTTATACAACACTAGAAAACTTATTCAATGGAAAATAA
- a CDS encoding glutathione peroxidase, translating to MNTVKIVLIMSLFSFLGNAQTVTPKESLFDVKISSINGESLDLSQFKGKKILFVNVASKCGFTGQYEGLQELYTKYKDKLVVVGVPCNQFGGQEPGTTKEIQSFCSVNYGVEFPMTEKIEVKGENQHPLYQWLTQKEKNGKLNSSVKWNFQKYLVDEEGRLIDVFYSMTKPSSKKITKLL from the coding sequence ATGAACACAGTAAAAATAGTTTTAATCATGTCATTATTTAGTTTTTTAGGAAATGCACAAACAGTAACACCAAAAGAATCATTATTTGATGTGAAAATAAGCAGCATAAACGGAGAGTCGTTAGATTTAAGTCAGTTTAAAGGAAAAAAAATACTATTCGTAAACGTAGCTTCTAAATGTGGATTTACGGGGCAGTACGAAGGGTTGCAAGAACTGTACACTAAATACAAAGACAAATTAGTTGTTGTTGGTGTACCATGCAATCAGTTTGGAGGACAAGAACCAGGAACCACCAAAGAAATTCAATCGTTTTGTAGTGTGAATTACGGAGTAGAATTTCCGATGACAGAAAAAATTGAAGTAAAAGGTGAAAACCAACATCCGTTGTACCAATGGCTAACTCAAAAAGAAAAAAATGGGAAGCTAAATTCTTCAGTAAAATGGAACTTTCAAAAATATTTAGTAGATGAGGAAGGAAGACTGATCGATGTTTTTTATTCGATGACCAAACCTTCCAGCAAGAAAATTACCAAACTACTGTAA
- the alaS gene encoding alanine--tRNA ligase: MKSQDIRAKFLHFFKSKQHTIVPSAPMVLKNDPTLMFTNSGMAPFKEFFLGNATPKSNRISDSQKCLRVSGKHNDLEEVGYDTYHHTMFEMLGNWSFGDYFKKEAIAWAWELLTEVYQIDKDILYVTVFEGDEKDGTKMDQEAYDIWKQYIAEDRILMGNKKDNFWEMGEQGPCGPCSEIHVDIRSAKEKATIDGKLLINEDHPQVVEIWNLVFMQYNRKANGSLVELPAKHIDTGMGFERLCMVLQGVQSNYDTDVFTPLIREIGTITGAKYGKDEKIDVAIRVIADHVRAVAFAIADGQLPSNNGAGYVIRRILRRAIRYGFTFLNQKEPFIYKLTETLSLQMGKAFPEIKKQGTLVHNVIKEEEASFLRTLDQGLLLLDQVIETTKGTVVSGKRAFELYDTYGFPLDLTQLIAREKGYEVNEDEFNAGMKAQKERSRAASASETGDWVVLQEDDVEEFIGYDILTTNIKLTRYRKVTTKKDGDQYQLVFNMTPFYPEGGGQVGDVGYLEAPNGDMTYILDTKKENNVIIHFSKNLPKNVNDTFKAVVNKKFRELSANNHSATHLLHQALRTVLGEHVEQKGSLVNPKHLRFDFSHFSKVTQDELQDIEDFVNARIRENLPLEEKRNIPMQQAIDEGAIALFGEKYGDSVRSIRFGKSMELCGGTHVKQTGDIWYFKIKSESAIAAGIRRIEAITNVAVGDYFEDVERNFNTVKQLLKNPKDVSKSISALQDENTQLKKQVEQLLKDKAKNMKTELKNQLQEINGVQFLATKVDLDPNSIKNLLFELGGEINNLFVVFATAPTKEKAMLTCYISKELANERGYDAGKVVRELGKLIHGGGGGQNFFATAGGKNPGGIPKALDRAKEYIV; encoded by the coding sequence ATGAAATCTCAAGATATTAGAGCTAAATTTTTACATTTTTTTAAATCAAAACAGCATACAATTGTTCCATCAGCACCTATGGTGTTAAAAAACGATCCTACCTTAATGTTTACCAACTCTGGTATGGCTCCTTTTAAAGAGTTTTTCTTGGGAAACGCTACGCCAAAAAGCAACAGAATTTCTGACAGTCAAAAGTGCTTGCGAGTTTCTGGTAAACACAACGATCTAGAAGAGGTAGGTTACGACACATACCACCACACCATGTTTGAGATGTTGGGTAACTGGAGTTTTGGAGATTACTTTAAGAAAGAAGCGATTGCTTGGGCATGGGAATTATTGACTGAAGTATACCAAATAGATAAAGATATTTTGTATGTAACTGTTTTTGAAGGAGATGAAAAGGACGGTACAAAAATGGACCAAGAGGCATACGATATTTGGAAGCAATACATTGCTGAAGACCGTATCTTAATGGGCAATAAAAAAGATAATTTCTGGGAAATGGGCGAACAAGGCCCTTGTGGTCCGTGTTCCGAAATTCATGTAGATATTCGTTCAGCAAAAGAAAAAGCTACGATTGACGGAAAGTTGTTAATCAATGAAGATCACCCTCAAGTTGTTGAAATATGGAACTTGGTATTCATGCAATACAACCGTAAAGCAAATGGCTCTTTGGTAGAACTTCCTGCAAAACATATTGATACCGGAATGGGTTTTGAGCGTTTATGCATGGTTTTACAAGGAGTTCAATCGAACTACGATACCGATGTATTTACCCCTTTAATTCGAGAAATCGGAACGATTACAGGAGCTAAGTATGGGAAAGATGAAAAAATCGATGTAGCCATTCGTGTTATTGCCGATCATGTTCGTGCCGTAGCTTTTGCTATTGCCGACGGACAGTTACCTAGTAACAATGGAGCAGGGTATGTGATTCGTCGAATTTTACGTCGTGCTATTCGTTATGGATTTACGTTCTTAAACCAAAAAGAACCTTTTATTTATAAATTAACAGAAACCTTATCCCTGCAAATGGGAAAAGCGTTTCCTGAAATAAAAAAGCAAGGCACCTTAGTACATAATGTAATTAAAGAAGAAGAAGCTTCTTTTTTACGCACGCTAGACCAAGGCTTACTATTATTAGATCAAGTTATTGAAACTACCAAAGGAACAGTGGTTTCTGGTAAACGTGCTTTTGAATTATACGACACCTATGGATTTCCGCTAGATTTAACACAGTTAATTGCTCGTGAAAAAGGGTATGAAGTGAATGAAGACGAGTTCAATGCTGGTATGAAAGCTCAAAAAGAACGTTCTCGTGCTGCTTCTGCTAGTGAAACAGGTGATTGGGTTGTTTTACAGGAAGATGATGTTGAAGAGTTTATCGGATACGATATCTTAACTACGAACATAAAACTCACTCGTTACAGAAAGGTGACCACAAAAAAAGACGGAGACCAGTATCAATTGGTTTTTAATATGACTCCTTTTTATCCAGAAGGGGGTGGACAAGTAGGTGATGTTGGGTATTTAGAGGCTCCTAACGGAGATATGACCTATATATTAGATACTAAAAAAGAAAACAATGTAATTATTCATTTTAGTAAAAACCTTCCTAAAAATGTAAACGACACCTTCAAAGCTGTTGTAAACAAAAAGTTTAGAGAGCTCTCAGCAAATAATCATTCTGCTACGCATTTATTGCATCAAGCGTTACGAACTGTTTTAGGAGAGCATGTAGAACAAAAAGGTTCTTTGGTAAACCCAAAACACTTGCGTTTTGATTTTTCTCATTTTTCTAAGGTAACCCAAGACGAACTGCAAGACATAGAAGACTTTGTAAATGCTCGTATTCGTGAGAATTTACCATTGGAAGAAAAAAGAAATATTCCGATGCAGCAAGCTATTGATGAAGGAGCTATTGCTTTGTTTGGTGAAAAATACGGAGATAGTGTTCGTTCCATTCGCTTTGGAAAATCGATGGAGTTATGTGGAGGCACCCACGTAAAACAAACAGGAGATATATGGTATTTTAAGATAAAGTCGGAAAGTGCAATAGCTGCCGGAATTAGAAGAATAGAAGCGATTACCAATGTGGCGGTGGGCGATTATTTTGAAGATGTTGAACGTAACTTTAATACGGTAAAGCAACTCTTGAAAAATCCGAAAGATGTTAGCAAATCTATTAGTGCCCTGCAAGATGAAAATACCCAGCTTAAAAAACAGGTAGAACAACTATTAAAAGACAAGGCTAAAAACATGAAAACTGAACTTAAAAATCAGTTACAAGAAATAAATGGAGTTCAGTTTTTAGCCACAAAAGTAGATTTAGACCCGAACAGTATTAAAAACTTATTGTTTGAATTAGGAGGTGAAATAAACAATCTTTTTGTGGTATTTGCCACTGCTCCTACGAAAGAAAAAGCCATGTTAACGTGCTATATTTCTAAAGAGTTGGCCAATGAAAGAGGCTACGATGCGGGTAAGGTTGTTAGAGAATTAGGAAAACTCATTCACGGTGGTGGTGGTGGACAAAATTTCTTTGCCACGGCTGGCGGTAAAAATCCAGGAGGAATTCCGAAAGCATTAGACAGAGCTAAAGAATATATTGTATAA
- a CDS encoding cryptochrome/photolyase family protein: MENKLAVFWFRRDLRLEDNKGLFEALQSGKKVLPVFIFDEEILEKLPKNDARVSFIYQTLNEINERLKEYASSLVIKKGTPIEAWEELINEYPVDSVYTNKDYEPYAIQRDQQVQEYLASKNITLQLFKDQVIFEEKEIVKDDGTPYTVYTPYKNKWLKHFSEEVHAQEYKIDFDGFYELITSFPSLQEIGFTKSTIEVKPYNLKELDSYEKLRDFPSRDSTSYLSPYLRFGLVSIRKMVRFACKTNATFLSELIWREFFMQILYHFPKVVTKNFREKYDAVPWRNNEEEFKLWCEGKTGYPMVDAGMRELNETGYMHNRVRMITAGFLCKHLLIDWRWGEAYFAEKLLDYDLSANNGNWQWAAGTGCDAAPYFRVFNPESQLKKFDKDLQYVKKWVHDFEELTYPQPMVVHKFARERAIETYKKALQ, from the coding sequence ATGGAAAATAAGCTAGCTGTTTTTTGGTTCCGAAGAGATTTACGATTAGAAGATAATAAGGGGTTGTTCGAAGCATTACAATCAGGAAAAAAAGTCCTTCCCGTATTTATTTTTGATGAAGAAATTTTAGAAAAATTACCTAAAAATGATGCGCGTGTTTCCTTTATTTATCAAACGCTCAATGAGATTAATGAAAGGCTTAAAGAATATGCATCTTCCTTAGTAATTAAGAAAGGAACCCCTATAGAAGCTTGGGAAGAACTTATAAATGAATATCCGGTCGATTCCGTTTATACTAACAAAGATTATGAACCCTATGCGATACAAAGAGATCAGCAAGTTCAAGAATATCTAGCGTCAAAAAACATTACACTACAGCTTTTTAAAGATCAAGTAATTTTTGAAGAGAAAGAAATAGTAAAAGACGACGGAACTCCTTATACTGTGTATACTCCCTATAAGAACAAGTGGTTGAAACATTTTTCTGAAGAGGTACATGCCCAAGAATACAAAATAGATTTTGATGGTTTTTACGAATTGATCACTAGTTTTCCTTCGCTTCAGGAAATCGGATTCACCAAAAGTACAATTGAAGTAAAACCATACAATTTAAAAGAATTGGATTCGTATGAAAAGTTACGAGATTTTCCGTCAAGAGACAGTACTTCTTATTTATCGCCCTATTTGCGTTTTGGTTTGGTAAGTATTCGTAAAATGGTTCGGTTTGCATGTAAAACAAATGCTACTTTTTTAAGTGAGTTAATTTGGCGTGAGTTTTTTATGCAGATTCTATACCATTTTCCAAAGGTAGTTACTAAGAATTTTCGGGAAAAATACGACGCAGTACCTTGGAGGAATAACGAAGAAGAATTTAAACTTTGGTGTGAAGGAAAAACAGGCTACCCGATGGTAGATGCTGGGATGCGTGAATTGAATGAAACAGGGTATATGCACAACAGGGTACGAATGATAACCGCAGGCTTTTTATGTAAGCATTTACTCATTGATTGGCGTTGGGGAGAGGCCTATTTTGCAGAAAAGCTATTAGATTACGATTTGTCGGCAAACAACGGAAATTGGCAATGGGCAGCAGGTACGGGTTGCGATGCCGCTCCGTACTTTAGAGTATTCAACCCCGAATCGCAACTTAAAAAGTTTGATAAAGACTTACAGTATGTAAAAAAGTGGGTGCATGATTTTGAGGAACTAACCTATCCGCAACCCATGGTAGTACATAAGTTCGCTAGAGAACGAGCGATAGAAACGTATAAAAAAGCATTGCAATAA
- a CDS encoding cryptochrome/deoxyribodipyrimidine photo-lyase family protein, producing MKIQEEIAIVWFKRDLRLHDNEAVFNAVNSGKKVLLVYIFEDSLLKDEHYSERHWHFIKESIADLNATLSKYGTRVLAVNSEVIPFFSYIKSLTNTTQVFSHQETGLLKTYHRDKAFKRFCNNNDIVWKENIHNGVFRGRENRELWIEDWESFMNSEQFAPSFASNTFVSSEEITTIAKDLKEVNLETKNEGFFQKGGRVEGLKYLHSFLNQRYLYYTKHISKPTEARESCSRLSPYIAWGNLSVREVYQAARKIRPVAENKRAIDAFISRLRWQAHFIQKFEMECIMEKESINKGFRKLKKEVTERYIEAWKKGQTGIPFVDACMRCLISTGYLNFRMRAMLVSFFIHNLWQPWQEASKYLSKLFLDFEPGIHFPQLQMQAGETGINTIRIYNPIKNGLEHDPDALFISKWVPEVKHLPVAFKHQPFKMTALEQKLYNFNLGKEYPKPIVNIDTSRKKASKTIWEMRKDPEVIQDNYRILKKHVVK from the coding sequence TTGAAGATACAAGAAGAAATAGCAATTGTTTGGTTTAAAAGAGACCTCCGTTTACACGATAACGAAGCTGTTTTTAATGCCGTAAATTCTGGTAAGAAGGTGTTGTTAGTGTATATTTTTGAAGACAGTTTACTGAAAGACGAACATTATTCTGAACGTCATTGGCACTTTATCAAAGAATCTATTGCCGACTTGAACGCTACACTATCTAAATACGGTACACGTGTTTTAGCGGTAAACTCCGAAGTAATTCCTTTCTTTAGTTATATCAAATCACTTACCAATACCACACAAGTTTTTTCGCATCAAGAAACAGGGTTACTCAAAACCTATCATAGAGACAAAGCTTTTAAGAGGTTTTGTAATAACAATGACATTGTATGGAAAGAGAACATTCACAACGGGGTGTTTAGAGGAAGAGAAAATAGAGAGCTTTGGATAGAAGATTGGGAAAGCTTTATGAATTCAGAACAATTTGCACCCAGCTTTGCATCGAATACATTTGTATCTTCTGAGGAGATAACTACCATAGCCAAAGACCTAAAAGAAGTAAACCTAGAAACCAAAAACGAAGGCTTTTTTCAAAAAGGAGGAAGAGTAGAAGGATTAAAATACCTACATAGCTTTTTAAATCAGCGATACCTTTATTATACAAAACATATTTCTAAACCAACAGAGGCTAGAGAGAGTTGTAGTCGATTGTCGCCTTACATTGCTTGGGGAAATCTCTCAGTAAGAGAAGTATACCAAGCAGCAAGAAAGATAAGACCAGTAGCTGAAAATAAAAGAGCCATAGATGCCTTTATTTCACGATTGCGATGGCAAGCACACTTTATTCAAAAATTTGAAATGGAGTGTATTATGGAAAAAGAAAGCATTAACAAAGGCTTTCGAAAGTTGAAGAAAGAAGTGACTGAAAGATACATAGAGGCTTGGAAAAAAGGACAAACAGGAATTCCGTTTGTAGATGCCTGTATGCGCTGTTTAATAAGTACAGGTTATTTGAATTTTAGAATGAGAGCAATGTTAGTTTCTTTTTTTATTCATAACCTATGGCAGCCTTGGCAAGAAGCCTCAAAGTACTTGTCGAAACTATTTTTAGATTTTGAGCCTGGTATTCATTTTCCGCAGCTACAAATGCAGGCAGGTGAAACAGGAATCAATACCATTAGAATATACAATCCTATAAAAAACGGATTAGAGCATGACCCAGATGCCTTGTTTATAAGTAAATGGGTTCCAGAGGTAAAGCATTTGCCTGTTGCTTTCAAGCATCAACCATTTAAAATGACAGCTTTAGAGCAAAAACTCTACAATTTCAATCTTGGAAAAGAGTATCCTAAGCCGATTGTAAATATTGATACTTCTAGAAAAAAAGCATCAAAAACTATTTGGGAAATGCGCAAAGACCCAGAAGTAATTCAAGATAATTATCGAATATTAAAAAAACACGTAGTAAAGTAA
- a CDS encoding SDR family NAD(P)-dependent oxidoreductase, with amino-acid sequence MKTIVVVGGSSGIGKAIIDTLKDQHKIINISRTEPESHKNLNHYSCDVVKDELPILEDDIHGLVYCPGSINLKSFSRLKIEDFQNDFEINVMGAIKTLKAYESSLAKNNGSVVLFSTVASFLGMPFHASIATSKSAIEGLTKSLAAEYATKIRFNAIAPTVTDTPLATRLLRNEKQQESLQNRHPLKKYLKPAEVASLASYLLSDDAAAITGQIIPIDAGIVSVKL; translated from the coding sequence ATGAAAACAATCGTAGTAGTAGGTGGTAGTAGTGGTATAGGAAAAGCTATTATTGATACTTTGAAAGACCAGCATAAAATCATCAATATTAGTAGAACTGAACCAGAAAGCCATAAAAATCTCAATCATTATTCATGCGATGTTGTTAAAGACGAACTTCCAATATTAGAGGATGATATTCATGGCTTGGTGTATTGCCCAGGGAGTATCAATCTTAAATCTTTTTCTAGATTGAAGATAGAGGATTTTCAAAACGATTTCGAGATCAACGTGATGGGAGCAATTAAAACACTAAAAGCCTATGAAAGCTCTTTGGCCAAAAACAACGGAAGCGTAGTGTTATTTAGCACCGTAGCATCCTTTTTAGGAATGCCTTTTCATGCGAGTATTGCTACGAGTAAGTCGGCAATAGAAGGACTTACAAAATCGTTAGCTGCCGAATATGCAACAAAAATTCGATTCAATGCCATAGCACCCACAGTTACCGATACTCCGTTAGCTACTCGATTGCTGCGAAATGAAAAACAACAAGAAAGTTTGCAAAATAGGCATCCTTTAAAAAAATATTTGAAACCAGCAGAAGTAGCAAGTTTAGCAAGCTATCTGCTATCAGACGATGCTGCAGCCATCACAGGACAAATAATTCCTATCGATGCAGGTATTGTAAGTGTAAAATTGTAA
- a CDS encoding TIGR03643 family protein — protein MRMTDRVVDRIIEMAWEDRTTFDAIEYQFGLKEQEVIQLMRRELKPSSFRLWRKRVQGRATKHQAKRDFVKGRFKCTRQKSISNNNIAKR, from the coding sequence ATGCGTATGACAGATAGGGTAGTAGATAGAATCATCGAAATGGCTTGGGAAGACCGTACTACCTTCGATGCCATTGAATACCAGTTTGGCTTGAAAGAACAAGAGGTTATACAACTCATGCGAAGAGAGTTAAAACCTTCAAGCTTTCGATTATGGAGAAAACGAGTACAAGGTAGAGCGACCAAGCATCAGGCAAAAAGAGATTTTGTAAAAGGTAGATTTAAGTGTACACGACAAAAAAGCATTAGTAATAATAACATAGCCAAGCGATAA
- a CDS encoding M23 family metallopeptidase yields the protein MAKVKYYYDPETLSYRKIEVQTIEKYKKTFLGLLSVILIAFFGFIGFSQFLMSPKERAQKRELENLKLHYELLSKKMEESAQILTDLQERDNNIYRTYFEASPIPEEQRKAGFGGVNRYKHLDGFDNSAMVKKVTKELDILSKQMVVQSKSLDEIVSLAKEKEKMLASIPAIQPVKNEDLKRMASGYGMRLHPILKSWRMHKGMDFTAPTGTPIFASGNGVIKKAHRSSTYGKVVYIDHGYGYETIYAHMSETVAREGQKVKRGDLIGYVGNTGRSAAPHLHYEVHKNGIAVNPIYYYYGDLTPEEFIEMQKASQQKGQSYD from the coding sequence ATGGCAAAAGTAAAATATTATTACGATCCAGAGACGTTATCGTATCGAAAGATAGAGGTACAAACAATTGAAAAATATAAGAAAACTTTTTTAGGTTTACTAAGTGTTATATTAATTGCTTTCTTTGGTTTCATAGGGTTTAGCCAGTTTTTAATGTCTCCTAAAGAACGCGCACAAAAAAGAGAGCTAGAAAATTTAAAATTGCATTATGAATTGCTTTCTAAAAAAATGGAAGAAAGCGCCCAAATATTAACAGACCTACAAGAAAGAGATAATAATATTTACAGAACCTATTTTGAAGCAAGCCCAATACCCGAAGAACAGCGCAAAGCTGGTTTTGGTGGTGTAAATAGGTACAAACACTTAGATGGGTTTGATAACAGCGCTATGGTTAAAAAAGTTACCAAAGAGTTAGATATTTTATCAAAACAAATGGTAGTTCAGTCTAAATCGTTAGACGAAATCGTATCGTTAGCCAAAGAAAAAGAGAAGATGTTAGCTTCGATACCTGCCATTCAGCCTGTAAAAAATGAAGATTTAAAAAGAATGGCTTCAGGTTATGGCATGCGTTTGCACCCCATATTAAAATCGTGGCGTATGCACAAAGGAATGGACTTCACAGCTCCTACAGGAACTCCGATTTTTGCTTCTGGTAATGGTGTTATAAAAAAGGCACACCGAAGCTCTACTTATGGTAAAGTAGTGTACATAGATCATGGGTATGGTTATGAAACCATTTATGCACACATGAGCGAAACCGTAGCAAGAGAAGGACAAAAAGTAAAAAGAGGCGATTTAATAGGTTATGTTGGAAATACAGGACGCTCTGCTGCACCTCATTTGCACTATGAAGTACATAAAAATGGAATAGCAGTAAACCCTATTTATTATTACTACGGAGATTTAACTCCTGAAGAGTTTATAGAGATGCAAAAAGCATCACAACAAAAAGGGCAGTCGTATGACTAA
- a CDS encoding 6-pyruvoyl trahydropterin synthase family protein — protein MKEPRVAITRKEHFNAAHRLHNPSWSAAKNTAVFGKCNNPNFHGHNYELEVTIIGTIHKETGYVIDTKILSNHIKKEILEPLDHKNLNVEVSEFKELNPTVENIAVVIYNRLRKVIERDLDIKIKLYETPRNFVEYPC, from the coding sequence ATGAAAGAGCCAAGAGTAGCCATTACTAGAAAAGAACATTTTAACGCAGCGCATAGGTTGCACAATCCGTCGTGGTCTGCAGCTAAAAATACGGCAGTTTTTGGAAAGTGCAACAATCCGAATTTTCACGGACATAATTACGAACTAGAAGTCACTATTATCGGAACCATACATAAAGAAACGGGTTATGTAATTGACACGAAAATTTTATCAAACCATATTAAAAAAGAAATACTAGAACCCCTAGATCACAAAAACTTAAATGTTGAGGTTTCAGAATTTAAAGAGTTAAATCCAACAGTTGAAAACATAGCTGTTGTAATTTATAACCGCTTAAGAAAAGTAATAGAGCGTGATTTAGACATTAAAATAAAACTTTATGAAACACCTAGAAACTTTGTTGAATACCCCTGTTAA